The DNA window GGGCGTCGCCCGGACCGGCTGAATTTCCGATCTTACCCTGCCGGATAGAACACGTTGGCAAGGGTGAGCCCACGGGCCGGCGCCGTCGGGCCCGGCTGCTCCCGCGCGTCGCGCGGGTCCATCCGGCCCAGCCCGGCTTCGAGAAGGGTGCCCACGAGACGCCGCACCATCCCGCGGAGGAAGCCGTTGCCCACGGCCGTCACGACCAGGAGCGGCCCCTCTTCCTCGACGTCGAGCCGGACGAGCGTTCGGACCGTGGTCTTTCGGGGCGAGCCCGCGAGACCGAAAGGCGCGAAGTCGTTCCGGCCGACGAGGCGCTCCGCCGCCGTGCGCATGGCCCGCACGTCGAGCCGGGGCGAGGCGAGCGTCTCGCGGAGGCCTTCGAACGGGGGGAGGTAGGTCCCGCGCCGCAGGCGATAGACGTAGCGCTTGCCGAGGGCGTCGAACCGCGCGTGCCAGCAGGCGTCCATCTCCGCGGTCGCGACCACGCGGACGTCCCACGGAAGAAGCGCGTTCAGGCCGCGCCGGAGGCCCTCGGCCGGGATGACCGGCGCGCCTGGAGGGATGTCGACGTGAGCCACCTGCCCGTCCGCGTGAACGCCGGAGTCGGTCCGGCTCGCGGCGTGGACCCGCATCGGCAGGCCGTGCATACGGGTCAGGACCTCCTCCACCGTCGCCTGCAGGGTTCGGGGCGCCGAGCCTCCGTCCCGGACGACGTCCTGGGCCTGCCAGCCCTCGTAGAACGTTCCGAGGTAGGCGAGATCGAGCCGCAGCCTCCTGCCGGTCGCATTCGGCCGTCCCCGCGGGCTCGTGTCGCTCGTCACGTCCCGATCATAGAAGGCCGCCTCGCGGTATTCTTGGACGACGGTAACCGAATGCGCCTTGCTCGCATCCTTCTCTTCCTCGCGGCGGCCGCGTCGTCTCCCCTCGCGTTCGGGGCCGGACCGACGGTGCGAGCCTTCGCGAGCGGCGAGGCGTCCCGGTTTGCGAGCTCTTACTGGTTCCGGACCGACCGAGGAAGCGTTCTCGTCGACGCCCCCTTCCTCGCGTCAGAGGCCGAGGCGCTCAAGGCCGCGATGGGTGCGGCGGGGGCGCTGCCCCTCGGCGCGGCCATCCTGACCAGCGGGCAGGCAGAGCGGAGCTGGGGCCTCGTTCCCCTCGTCGCCCCCGGAACCCGCGTCTGGGGCGCGCGGTCGACGGCGTCCACGCTCGAGACGTCGTTCCCCCGCGTTCGGGAACGGCTGCTCAGGGCCGGCATCCCTTTCGCCGCTCTGCCGCGGACGCCCCCCCGCGTCACGAACACGTTCACCGGCAGCCTCAACCTCGGGTTCGAGGGGTACACCCTCCGTCTCTTCGAGGCGGGCGCGGCCGGGACTCCTCCGGGCACGGTGGTGTTCGTTCTCGAGACGGGCGAGCTGTTCGCCGGCGGGCTCGTCTGGAACCGTGTTCACCCGGTCACCGGTGGCTCGGATCTGGGCGCCTGGAGAAGGGCACTCGCCTCCCTGAAACGGCTCGGTCCGCGCGTCGTCTATCCCGGCTACGGAGAACCCGGAACGGCGGCGCTCATCGACCGGATGTCCGAGTACCTCGGAGGGCTCGAGGAGGCGGTCCGACCCCTCGCCGTCCGCTCAACCCTCTCCGGCCGGGACGTCGCAACCGCCCGGAAAGGCATCGTCCGGGCCCGCCGCGACTGGCGGCTCCCCTCGATCCTCGACGAAAGCCTCAAGGCCGAGCACGCCCGGCTTCGCGGGCTTCTGTCTGGAGGAGAGTGACGCCCTCCTGCTAGCCGCGAAAGGAGAAGGCCACCGGGGCCGGGGGGAGCACGAGGTTCACGATGGCGAGCGCCTCGCCAGCCTCGCCAGCGGCCGTTGGCTTCGGGTCGCCGACGCGGAGGATCGAGAGGCCGTCCCCGTTCTTGAGAACGGCCAGCGGCCGCCCCGGGTATGCCTTCCGAAGGGCGTCGAGCGCATCGACTCCCTCCCGGGCGAGGAAGTAGAGAGTGCCGTTTCGATTCCGGACGAGAATCATCTGGACGAAAGGTAGCCGTTCCCTCAGCTGCTCCGCATCCCCCGAACGGGTGAGGCCGACTAATGAGCAGCTTTGCCTACATCATCCATGTAAGATTTGACTTGACAACGCAACACGCAGATATCACGATTCCGCGTCGGAGGATGTCGTCATGAACCCCGATCGGCTCACTCT is part of the Holophagales bacterium genome and encodes:
- a CDS encoding tRNA pseudouridine synthase A: MTSDTSPRGRPNATGRRLRLDLAYLGTFYEGWQAQDVVRDGGSAPRTLQATVEEVLTRMHGLPMRVHAASRTDSGVHADGQVAHVDIPPGAPVIPAEGLRRGLNALLPWDVRVVATAEMDACWHARFDALGKRYVYRLRRGTYLPPFEGLRETLASPRLDVRAMRTAAERLVGRNDFAPFGLAGSPRKTTVRTLVRLDVEEEGPLLVVTAVGNGFLRGMVRRLVGTLLEAGLGRMDPRDAREQPGPTAPARGLTLANVFYPAG